The window tctaagaaaaattatatttgtctATTCACCAATGATTTTCTATCTtacatatttgatttattttctaaaaatcaatACATCCAAAACAAGTTCTTTataatcaaacttttatttgggttttgaattttgaaaacatcctaaataaaagaaattcgtaggtaaaaataatctatatacaaacataattttaaaaaataaaaagttcacAAACCAAGTTTAATTATGTACCACTCGGATGagttatatatcaattatattttgtttgttaatttctctctcaaaaCTAATAACAAATGAATTATAATTGTTGCAATATTCTCACAtcataatcaattaaaaaaaagaaatacacatTAAAATGAACGTACCCTTTGAACGTAAGAACCAGGCATGAGAGATCGCAGAACACGAAGATGCTCATTCATCTGCTTCCTTCGGTTTCTCTCCACCGCAATATGTGTCATCCTTTGACTCTCCACTTCTTCACTTGTCTTCACCGTTCgtcctcttttccttttgttattattattattattcccaTTGTTCccattattgttgttgttgttgttgttactCCTAAAATTCTCCTCTTCTAATTCCCCAACAACTAACGATCTCCCTCCTATCTCCGCCGCTTCCTCCGTCTCTCCGCCCCCCGCCGTGTCCTCCACCCTCTCGTTATTTAAAACTGGGAATTTTAGGAAGTAGACCGGGTCGATGCCGGGGGGTTCGCTATCGTCGTCGTCGAAGCGGTTGAGACTGAGCTTGGGACCGAAGTCGGCGAACTGCATAACCTCGCCAAAGCTAAGCTTGTCCGGAGAGGTAATTGGGTTGGGCGGAAAGTAGGTGAGGATTCCGGTGGAGTTGTCGGCGGAGGTTTCGAAATTAGGGCGAGACCTCATGAATTGGTCTTGGTTATTGTACAGATCTTGGTGGCTGGAGAAACTTGGAGCCATAGAGCCTTCGTTCTGTGGGaaaataatatgtaatatatatatatatatatatatattatattatcttcaaattaaaattgtggGATTTAcagaatatttatattttcattattgtttcttGCGTTGGCCCactaactattttttttattgttggaTTGAAATTCTTTGAGAAAATACGAAATTTTATGcaacattttttcttgtttgttcttatattatattatattataatatatatatatatgttagaaaataatgaaaaaaatttgacaaaattagcATAGGTATTGTTTTGTATTTCAACACTAAcatagttttataaaatttataattttatttttttcggAGTCAATCGTGATGGAGATCTAGTCTGATATTATTCACAAATTTTTTGTCACCGAAAATATGAAGGAttcttaaaattcaaaatcttacTTTCCAACGTGttgattttacaaaaatatcgATACAACTGTTGTATCgattcttataatttttttaatctaatcaTTACATAAATCTGGAAAGAAGGtaaattaattgtaattttaactaatagttttatatttcatatatgattttttaaactaaatttagaaGAGGGTgataataaagttaaaattgatacaaaacattgaaatttatggtgataaattgatttttttcccttccaaAAGTATAGAATATAATAAAGAGATGAGTACAGAATTAGAGAgataattagaaatttagacaaattaattacaaattttgagatgagattttttgttgtttgggTTGAAAAATGATTAGGAAGgataattaagatttttatttaaaagacaTCAATGATTGTTAGTgtttacataaaatttgtattgcttttataagaaaattttgtaatattcaAGAAGTAAGAAAGAGCAATTTCAACAACTTAAAAGcacttctaaaaatatatttacaattaaacaaaaaaattacattttattcCCAAAGTGGTGTTATGATAATTGTTTCActttaaaatacatttcttcaaaaGGCATTCTATAAGGtaacacaaaaaaatgtcacacATAAACAGAcaatgtatatacatataaattttgagaccaCCCCTAATGAATCAAAAACATATTCCTACCAAATTAATGTAACACAAAATATCCCCATTTTTtcatcaattcattttttattttatcccaCCCAAAAAATACACTAAAttaagaagttttttttaaaatagaaaaatcgATAAACTAACGTCAATTTACTAacccttaatttttttaaaaattaataatatcgtaattattatattttttaagttttaggtTCAGTtcaataactattttgtttactAATAATCATACtatttctacttttaaatttatttattctttattatctACCTATTTACCAATAAGTTCTAAGAAATGACGAAgaaatagacttaattttacaaaaaaaaaaaaacaaaattattaccaaataaaatcttaaaaatcaacttatatttgcaaaattttaatacaaatattatatgCGAAAAAAAAGGACTAATCCAATattatgattaataaaatagcataaaattaatttaaaatagagcaataaaagaaacaaaggattcaaatttttttaggtgAATAAGATCATTAG of the Cucumis sativus cultivar 9930 chromosome 3, Cucumber_9930_V3, whole genome shotgun sequence genome contains:
- the LOC101214530 gene encoding transcription factor FAMA gives rise to the protein MHLVNPMEKDDNYSNEGSMAPSFSSHQDLYNNQDQFMRSRPNFETSADNSTGILTYFPPNPITSPDKLSFGEVMQFADFGPKLSLNRFDDDDSEPPGIDPVYFLKFPVLNNERVEDTAGGGETEEAAEIGGRSLVVGELEEENFRSNNNNNNNNGNNGNNNNNNKRKRGRTVKTSEEVESQRMTHIAVERNRRKQMNEHLRVLRSLMPGSYVQRGDQASIIGGAIEFVRELEQLLQCLESQKRRRLLGEPPIVQAADTPPQQQPPFLPPGAVNFPGHQNDAQIFETTAESKSCLADVEVKVVGFDAMIKILSRRRPGQLIKAIAALEDLQLNILHTNITTIEQTVLYSFNVKIASESRFTAEDIASSVQQIFNFIHANTGM